From a single Intestinibaculum porci genomic region:
- a CDS encoding helix-turn-helix domain-containing protein — protein MERAAKKPIGYQKHITYELREKIEAGLKSGLNKAQIAKTIHKDPTTVAKEIRNHRTPSGSPSKAPFDCANYKKCTRGRECRTSHEVFMECTDYTLFKCNQRDRSPGVCNGCTKAPSCRFSKYYYRADVAQRAYEYMLRDSRMGFNLTYSEAQWMADIIKPELEQGKSPYAILNEHPELKISEKCLYNYIEQGAFEQFGINSLALRNQVKRRKMPKVRANQYRKRKDSGYLTGRTFKDFLEYNPLVAAQYSINHSVKLYDGAERPDSEQAIDHPVGYILMDTVYNDVSNGPFIQTFKIMPGGVFLAVYHDEKTAEEMVNGLDYIEKLLGPDVFINNIGSILTDRGSEFSLADEFEDRESGTCRIFYCDAMHSNQKGSLENEHLVLRYICPKKKDLRKLGLVSQEALNRAVNNINSYSRKLYGGRSLYENTAFMMPEIYEALKCKGYSQIDKDKVELKPSVLKKK, from the coding sequence ATGGAAAGAGCCGCTAAAAAGCCCATAGGATATCAGAAGCACATAACTTATGAGCTTCGAGAAAAGATTGAAGCAGGTCTCAAGAGCGGCCTTAATAAGGCCCAAATTGCCAAGACCATTCATAAAGATCCAACTACCGTCGCTAAGGAAATTCGGAATCACAGAACTCCTTCAGGATCGCCAAGCAAGGCACCCTTTGACTGCGCCAACTACAAAAAGTGCACAAGAGGACGGGAGTGCAGAACCAGCCATGAGGTGTTCATGGAATGCACTGACTACACCCTGTTTAAATGCAATCAAAGGGACAGATCACCGGGCGTCTGCAACGGCTGCACCAAAGCCCCCAGCTGCAGATTCTCAAAATACTACTACAGAGCAGATGTGGCCCAAAGAGCATACGAATATATGCTTAGGGATTCGAGAATGGGCTTCAACCTCACCTATTCAGAGGCTCAGTGGATGGCTGATATCATCAAGCCTGAGCTTGAACAGGGCAAGTCACCGTATGCAATTCTTAACGAGCATCCTGAGCTCAAAATTTCCGAAAAGTGCCTGTACAACTATATTGAGCAGGGTGCATTTGAACAGTTTGGAATCAATAGCCTGGCGCTCAGAAACCAGGTAAAGAGAAGAAAGATGCCTAAGGTACGCGCTAACCAGTACAGAAAGCGCAAGGACAGCGGCTATTTAACCGGAAGAACATTCAAGGACTTTCTTGAATACAACCCCCTTGTGGCCGCACAGTACAGCATCAATCATAGCGTTAAGCTCTATGATGGTGCAGAACGGCCTGATAGCGAGCAGGCAATTGATCATCCTGTCGGCTATATCCTTATGGATACCGTTTATAATGATGTTTCTAACGGCCCGTTTATTCAGACTTTTAAGATCATGCCAGGCGGTGTATTTCTTGCCGTCTATCATGATGAAAAAACAGCTGAGGAGATGGTGAATGGCCTTGACTATATTGAAAAGCTGCTTGGCCCGGATGTATTTATTAATAATATAGGGTCTATCCTGACTGACAGAGGCAGTGAATTCTCGCTGGCCGATGAATTCGAAGACAGAGAGTCAGGAACATGCCGAATCTTCTACTGTGATGCGATGCATTCAAATCAGAAGGGATCACTTGAGAACGAGCATCTTGTTTTAAGATATATCTGCCCTAAGAAAAAGGATCTCCGCAAGCTTGGGCTTGTAAGTCAGGAGGCCCTTAACAGAGCCGTTAATAATATCAACTCCTACTCCCGCAAGCTCTATGGCGGCAGAAGTCTCTATGAAAACACGGCTTTCATGATGCCGGAGATCTATGAGGCTCTAAAGTGCAAAGGCTATAGCCAAATCGATAAAGACAAGGTGGAGTTAAAGCCTTCAGTTTTAAAGAAAAAGTAA